The following are encoded together in the Candidatus Palauibacter australiensis genome:
- a CDS encoding ABC transporter permease: MKASRRGGMGLVTTVTEGIAVAFDSLGANKVRSGLTILGVTIGVLVVMVMAAVITGVNRSFSELVAPNGMTTFNIVHFDFSSIDFTAGPLDDAENDFFSNPPLKPEWAKDIAQIPEIGSAAAMVDLAGSGYEASVGSERVEISLYAVGPDYLEISSGDIISGRWFTQLEADRRATVAVIDSATAVGLFGSRDPLGRDIRISRRSEGSRVRVIGVYRPPANLFAGLATHYVWLPFPTADKVLRVWDRQIGLLVRPEAEADLETALDATRARMRQLRGLKPGEEDDFAFITSDQIMNLWGQLTGILFAAMVGLSSIGLLVGGVGVIGIMMISVTERTREIGLRKAMGSRRRDIMWQFLVEAATLTLLGGTTGMLIGGLLV, encoded by the coding sequence GGGATCGCCGTCGCCTTCGATTCCCTCGGCGCAAACAAGGTCCGGAGCGGTCTCACGATCCTCGGCGTGACGATCGGCGTGCTCGTCGTCATGGTGATGGCGGCGGTGATTACCGGCGTCAACCGGAGCTTCTCGGAGTTGGTCGCTCCGAACGGGATGACGACGTTCAACATCGTCCATTTTGACTTCTCGTCCATCGACTTCACCGCCGGTCCACTCGACGATGCGGAGAACGATTTCTTCAGTAACCCACCGCTGAAGCCTGAGTGGGCGAAGGACATTGCGCAGATTCCGGAAATCGGTAGCGCAGCGGCGATGGTAGACCTGGCGGGATCGGGCTACGAGGCGAGCGTGGGATCGGAGCGCGTCGAGATCTCGCTCTACGCCGTCGGCCCCGACTACCTGGAGATCTCGAGCGGCGACATCATCTCCGGCCGCTGGTTCACGCAGCTCGAAGCCGATCGGCGCGCGACGGTCGCGGTCATCGATTCGGCCACGGCGGTGGGCTTGTTCGGGAGCCGGGATCCGCTTGGACGCGACATTCGGATCTCCCGGCGCAGCGAAGGATCCAGGGTCCGCGTGATCGGCGTGTACCGTCCGCCGGCCAACCTCTTCGCGGGCTTGGCGACGCACTACGTGTGGCTCCCCTTCCCGACGGCGGACAAGGTGCTGCGCGTATGGGACCGCCAGATCGGCCTGCTGGTGCGACCGGAAGCCGAAGCGGATCTTGAGACGGCGCTGGATGCGACCCGCGCGCGCATGCGGCAACTGCGCGGATTGAAGCCGGGCGAGGAGGATGACTTCGCGTTCATCACCTCCGACCAGATCATGAATCTGTGGGGCCAGCTGACGGGCATCCTTTTCGCGGCCATGGTGGGACTGTCGAGCATCGGCCTCCTCGTCGGGGGCGTCGGGGTGATCGGGATCATGATGATCTCCGTGACGGAGCGAACCCGCGAGATCGGGCTGCGCAAGGCGATGGGCAGCCGGAGGCGGGACATCATGTGGCAGTTCCTCGTCGAGGCCGCCACGCTCACCCTGCTCGGCGGCACGACGGGGATGCTGATCGGCGGCCTGCTCGTGT